In one Massilia endophytica genomic region, the following are encoded:
- a CDS encoding flavin reductase family protein — MNTSSPRAEAPGFDSLHFRQALSQFATGVTVITTRLADGSYRGLTASSFNSVSLSPPLVLWSLGTGANSLPIFTGNSHYVINVLSADQAHLARLFSTRSADPWGTVEFELSRTGQPVLKGCTAWFECHNRSRYPEGDHVIFVGEVEHCEISPQPPLVFHGGQFRTLG, encoded by the coding sequence ATGAATACGAGTTCCCCCCGCGCGGAAGCGCCCGGCTTCGACAGCCTGCACTTCCGCCAAGCGCTTTCCCAGTTCGCGACCGGCGTCACCGTCATCACGACACGGCTGGCCGACGGCAGCTACCGCGGCCTGACGGCGAGCTCCTTCAATTCCGTATCGCTGAGCCCGCCGCTCGTGCTGTGGAGCCTGGGCACGGGCGCCAACAGCCTGCCCATCTTCACCGGCAACTCGCATTACGTGATCAATGTGCTGAGCGCCGACCAGGCCCACCTGGCCCGGCTGTTTTCCACCCGCAGCGCCGACCCCTGGGGCACTGTGGAGTTCGAGCTCTCGCGCACCGGCCAGCCCGTGCTCAAGGGCTGCACGGCCTGGTTCGAATGCCATAACCGCAGCCGCTATCCGGAAGGCGACCATGTGATCTTCGTGGGCGAAGTGGAGCACTGCGAAATCTCTCCTCAGCCGCCCCTGGTCTTCCACGGCGGCCAGTTCCGCACCCTGGGCTGA
- a CDS encoding SGNH/GDSL hydrolase family protein yields MRYTKLALAAMTAAVLAACGGGSGAPKAGDNSQQRVKFASQVSFGDSLSDVGTYAVGTVKALNGGKWTINGNNTSINPDLTGKNWTELMAAQFGLPAPCPAVTGLDGDATKGFSVPVTTNASCFGYAQGGARVSNPVGSGHKATGSAFGALTYPVSKQIDNHLAKVGGKFKGDEVVFMMAGANDILGLLGSLQLNATAAGTAAGKQAFATSLATQLAAGATNPATAAQAIGLAMATEAAKPGSTDQTVVTAGVTAAVMAGNTAAGSPAVYGPMVAKAQADAATAGAKAGADYAAAQGPAQVAAMGALGTELANMVKTKLIGNGANYVVVMNIPDVATTPSAASKDANTRGLIDNMAKAFNAALATGLASETKALLVDVYTVSHDQIVNPGPYGLTNVTDTACDLTPAKNPLGQSVVCTASNLKAGDVSHYSFADDLHPTPFNYLLLARYVSKAMVTRGWL; encoded by the coding sequence ATGCGTTACACCAAACTTGCTTTGGCGGCTATGACCGCGGCCGTGCTCGCCGCTTGCGGCGGCGGCTCCGGCGCCCCGAAGGCCGGCGACAATTCCCAGCAACGCGTGAAATTCGCTTCGCAGGTATCGTTCGGCGACAGCCTGTCCGACGTGGGCACCTATGCCGTCGGCACCGTCAAGGCGCTCAACGGCGGCAAGTGGACCATCAACGGCAACAACACCTCGATCAATCCTGACCTGACCGGCAAGAACTGGACCGAGCTGATGGCAGCCCAGTTCGGCCTGCCCGCGCCTTGCCCCGCCGTCACCGGCCTGGATGGCGACGCGACCAAGGGCTTCAGCGTGCCAGTCACCACCAACGCCAGCTGCTTCGGCTACGCGCAGGGCGGCGCCCGCGTGAGCAACCCCGTGGGCAGCGGCCACAAGGCCACCGGCAGCGCCTTCGGCGCCCTGACCTACCCGGTCAGCAAGCAGATCGACAACCACCTGGCGAAGGTAGGCGGCAAGTTCAAGGGCGACGAAGTCGTCTTCATGATGGCCGGCGCCAACGACATCCTGGGCCTGCTGGGCTCGCTGCAGCTCAACGCGACCGCCGCCGGCACCGCCGCAGGCAAGCAGGCCTTCGCCACCAGCCTGGCGACTCAGCTGGCTGCCGGCGCCACCAACCCGGCCACCGCCGCGCAGGCCATCGGCCTCGCCATGGCCACGGAAGCGGCCAAGCCGGGCAGCACCGACCAGACCGTGGTGACGGCCGGCGTGACCGCCGCTGTCATGGCAGGCAATACTGCCGCCGGTTCTCCGGCCGTCTATGGCCCCATGGTCGCCAAAGCCCAGGCTGATGCCGCCACCGCCGGCGCCAAGGCTGGCGCCGACTACGCCGCTGCCCAGGGTCCTGCCCAGGTTGCCGCAATGGGCGCCCTCGGCACCGAACTGGCCAACATGGTGAAAACCAAGCTGATCGGCAATGGCGCCAACTACGTCGTGGTGATGAATATCCCTGATGTGGCCACCACGCCGTCGGCCGCGTCGAAGGATGCCAATACCCGCGGCCTGATCGACAACATGGCGAAAGCCTTCAACGCCGCCCTGGCCACCGGCCTGGCCAGCGAAACCAAGGCCCTGCTGGTGGACGTGTACACCGTGAGCCACGACCAGATCGTGAACCCTGGTCCATATGGCCTGACCAACGTCACCGATACCGCCTGCGACCTGACCCCGGCCAAGAATCCGCTGGGCCAGTCGGTGGTGTGCACCGCGTCCAACCTGAAGGCCGGCGACGTGAGCCACTACTCCTTCGCGGACGACCTGCACCCAACCCCGTTCAACTACCTGTTGCTGGCGCGTTATGTGTCCAAAGCCATGGTGACCCGCGGCTGGCTGTAA
- a CDS encoding OmpW/AlkL family protein — translation MKKNMNTAVKMLALAAALCASSGAMAQAKGDWVVKVGVNKITPKVESGNVSAPALPNTKADVGTDTKPILNIGYYITDNWAAELDLGIPYRHDVYGAGAIEGTGKLGTADVLPPTAFLQYHFFQPNTFIRPYVGVGLTYAYFRRERGSTQLNALLNTGGTGATFSMEAKFAVSAQIGASVRINDHWSIDGGVIKTKLKTTASYSTGQTQSLKLDPVAVNLGVSYKF, via the coding sequence ATGAAGAAAAATATGAATACCGCGGTCAAAATGCTGGCGCTGGCTGCCGCCCTGTGCGCTTCCAGCGGCGCCATGGCGCAAGCCAAGGGCGACTGGGTCGTCAAGGTCGGCGTCAACAAGATCACCCCGAAAGTGGAGAGCGGCAACGTCAGCGCTCCGGCCCTGCCGAACACCAAGGCCGACGTGGGCACGGACACCAAGCCCATCCTGAACATCGGCTACTACATCACCGACAACTGGGCTGCCGAGCTGGATCTGGGTATTCCCTACCGTCATGACGTGTACGGCGCCGGCGCGATCGAAGGCACGGGCAAGCTGGGTACGGCGGATGTACTGCCGCCGACGGCCTTCCTGCAGTACCATTTCTTCCAGCCGAACACCTTCATCCGTCCGTACGTGGGCGTGGGCCTGACCTATGCCTACTTCCGCCGCGAGCGCGGTTCGACCCAGCTGAACGCGCTGCTGAACACCGGCGGCACGGGGGCGACGTTCTCGATGGAAGCCAAGTTCGCCGTCAGCGCCCAGATCGGCGCGAGCGTGCGCATCAACGACCACTGGTCGATCGATGGCGGCGTGATCAAGACCAAGCTGAAGACGACGGCCAGCTATTCGACGGGCCAGACCCAGTCGCTCAAGCTGGACCCGGTGGCAGTGAACCTGGGCGTCAGCTACAAGTTCTAA
- a CDS encoding acyl-CoA dehydrogenase has protein sequence MSQARAAFHWDDPLLLNDQLTDDERMVRDAAAAYCQDKLAPRILEAFRHERMDTSIFREMGELGLLGPTIPEQYGGPGLNYVAYGLIAREVERIDSGYRSMMSVQSSLVMVPIYEFGTEEQRRKYLPKLATGEWIGCFGLTEPNHGSDPGSMITRARKVAGGYSLTGSKMWITNSPVADVFVVWAKDEEGAIRGFILEKGMQGLSAPAIHGKFGLRASVTGEIVMDNVFCPEENAFPDVRGLKGPFTCLNSARYGIAWGALGAAESCWHTARQYVLDRKQFGRPLAANQLVQKKLADMQTEITLGLQGCLQLGRMKDAGTAAVEITSMMKRNSCGKSLDIARTARDMLGGNGISDEFGIIRHMVNLEVVNTYEGTHDIHALILGRAQTGIQAFQ, from the coding sequence ATGAGCCAAGCCCGCGCCGCTTTCCACTGGGACGACCCGCTGCTGCTGAACGACCAGCTGACCGACGACGAGCGCATGGTGCGCGATGCCGCTGCCGCCTACTGCCAGGACAAGCTGGCGCCGCGCATCCTGGAAGCCTTCCGCCACGAGCGCATGGACACGTCCATCTTCCGCGAAATGGGCGAACTCGGCCTGCTGGGCCCCACCATTCCGGAACAGTACGGCGGCCCCGGCCTGAACTACGTGGCCTACGGCCTGATCGCGCGCGAAGTGGAGCGCATCGACTCCGGCTACCGCTCCATGATGAGCGTGCAGTCCTCCCTGGTCATGGTGCCCATCTATGAGTTCGGCACCGAAGAGCAGCGCCGCAAATACCTGCCCAAGCTGGCGACCGGCGAATGGATCGGCTGCTTCGGCCTGACTGAGCCGAACCACGGTTCCGACCCGGGCTCGATGATTACGCGCGCCAGGAAAGTGGCGGGCGGCTACTCCCTGACCGGCTCGAAGATGTGGATCACCAACTCCCCGGTGGCCGACGTCTTCGTGGTGTGGGCGAAGGACGAGGAAGGCGCGATCCGCGGCTTCATCCTGGAAAAAGGCATGCAGGGCCTGAGCGCCCCGGCCATCCACGGCAAGTTCGGCCTGCGCGCTTCCGTGACGGGCGAGATCGTGATGGACAATGTGTTCTGCCCGGAAGAGAACGCCTTCCCGGACGTGCGCGGCCTGAAGGGCCCGTTCACCTGCCTGAACTCGGCGCGCTACGGCATCGCCTGGGGCGCCCTGGGCGCGGCCGAGAGCTGCTGGCACACGGCGCGCCAGTACGTGCTCGACCGCAAGCAGTTCGGCCGCCCCCTGGCCGCCAACCAGCTGGTGCAGAAGAAGCTGGCCGACATGCAGACCGAGATCACCCTGGGCCTGCAAGGCTGCCTGCAGCTGGGCCGCATGAAGGATGCGGGCACGGCCGCCGTCGAGATCACCTCCATGATGAAGCGCAATTCCTGCGGCAAGTCGCTGGACATCGCCCGCACGGCGCGCGACATGCTGGGCGGTAACGGCATTTCGGACGAGTTCGGCATCATCCGCCACATGGTGAACCTGGAGGTGGTGAACACTTACGAAGGCACGCACGACATCCACGCCCTGATCCTGGGCCGCGCGCAGACGGGCATCCAGGCCTTCCAGTAA
- the msrA gene encoding peptide-methionine (S)-S-oxide reductase MsrA: MTTNATTEVAVLGGGCFWCTEAVYLEVKGVAKVESGYTGGQQPNPTYEQVCSGTTGHAEVVRLEFDPSVISYREILEIFFTIHDPTTLNRQGNDVGTQYRSVIYYQSPEQEATARQVIAEMAHVWDAPIVTELSPAQPYYKAEDYHQNYFAQHPLQGYCAFVVEPKVAKFRKTQTRFLK; encoded by the coding sequence ATGACGACAAATGCGACCACCGAAGTCGCCGTACTGGGCGGCGGATGTTTCTGGTGCACGGAGGCCGTGTACCTGGAAGTGAAGGGCGTGGCCAAAGTCGAATCCGGCTACACGGGGGGCCAGCAGCCCAACCCCACCTACGAGCAGGTGTGCAGCGGCACGACCGGCCACGCTGAAGTGGTGCGCCTGGAATTCGACCCCTCGGTGATCAGCTACCGCGAGATCCTCGAAATCTTCTTCACCATCCACGACCCCACCACCCTCAACCGCCAGGGCAACGACGTCGGCACGCAGTACCGCTCCGTGATCTACTACCAGTCGCCCGAGCAGGAAGCGACGGCGCGCCAGGTCATCGCCGAAATGGCGCACGTGTGGGACGCGCCCATCGTCACCGAGCTGTCCCCGGCCCAGCCTTACTACAAGGCCGAGGACTACCACCAGAACTACTTCGCCCAGCACCCCCTGCAGGGCTACTGCGCCTTCGTGGTCGAGCCCAAGGTCGCCAAGTTCCGCAAGACCCAGACCCGCTTCCTGAAGTAA
- a CDS encoding LysR substrate-binding domain-containing protein gives MHDPTRPLRSLSGLMDFDSTARWGSFKLAAQELHKTPAAVSLQVKQLEEALGFPLFVRHPRHISLTEKGQALSIAVSRMLRELRVQVASLQDSSEENVLRITTTHSLAFKWLAPRLGRFTKLYPELDIQMNAGDRLVDVEDGSVDVALRAGPLEGRTNVLFRDSNVVVYSPSLLAPGQEALEIADLKRFPLLYDDSPETWIALLRENDALDGRYDFSRGFSHQGVLVQAAVAGHGIALAGYLVVHDDIQSGVLKRLPVRSEPNGRGYRFVVASSKACLPKVARFRDWITGEMQEMQQALAAAQAGTL, from the coding sequence ATGCATGACCCGACCCGGCCCCTGCGCTCCCTCTCCGGCCTGATGGATTTCGACAGCACCGCCCGCTGGGGCAGCTTCAAGCTGGCCGCCCAGGAGCTGCACAAGACTCCGGCGGCCGTCAGCCTCCAGGTCAAGCAGCTGGAGGAGGCCCTGGGCTTCCCCCTTTTCGTGCGCCATCCCCGCCATATTTCCCTCACCGAGAAGGGGCAGGCCCTGTCCATTGCCGTATCGCGCATGCTGCGCGAGCTGCGGGTGCAGGTGGCCAGCCTGCAGGACAGCAGCGAGGAGAACGTGCTGCGCATTACCACCACCCACTCCCTGGCCTTCAAGTGGCTGGCGCCGCGCCTGGGCCGCTTCACCAAGCTCTATCCCGAGCTCGACATCCAGATGAACGCGGGCGACCGCCTGGTGGACGTGGAGGACGGGAGCGTGGACGTGGCCCTGCGCGCAGGTCCCCTGGAGGGCAGGACAAATGTCCTCTTCCGCGACAGCAATGTCGTGGTCTACAGCCCGAGCCTGCTTGCGCCGGGACAGGAGGCGCTGGAGATTGCCGACCTGAAGCGTTTTCCCCTGCTATATGACGATAGTCCCGAGACATGGATTGCCCTGCTGCGCGAAAATGACGCGCTCGACGGCCGCTACGACTTCTCCCGCGGCTTCAGCCATCAGGGCGTGCTGGTGCAGGCGGCGGTGGCGGGGCACGGCATTGCGCTGGCGGGCTACCTGGTGGTGCACGACGATATCCAGAGCGGGGTGCTGAAGCGCCTGCCTGTGCGCAGCGAGCCGAACGGCCGGGGCTACCGCTTCGTGGTGGCCAGCAGCAAGGCCTGCCTGCCCAAGGTGGCCCGTTTCCGCGACTGGATCACGGGCGAGATGCAGGAAATGCAGCAGGCGCTTGCCGCCGCACAGGCCGGCACCCTATAG
- a CDS encoding SAM-dependent methyltransferase: MFVQNRLSAWMAGVTNQMKLPLRVELWNGQKLDFSNEAPRVTIRLPQASAARYLLTPSLSNLGTAYVEGAIEVRGAAKDMINVVNALARSSLKADGKLSRIVRSFRHDRKRDAEAIRYHYDVSNEFYQQFLDPNMVYSCAYFENGDEDLATAQLKKIDHILTKIRLQPGQTLLDIGCGWGALVIRAAQKFGAKCVGITLSENQYALARERVKAAGLEDRVEIRLQDYRDVRGSFDRITSVGMFEHVGVRHLPDYFGIINRLLAEDGVCMNHGITSTDPNNGETPYGGGEFIEKYVFPHGELAHVGEVLKAMQQGNLEAYDIENLRRHYARTCAIWTDNFEEKADKVKALAGEKRFRIWHVYLAGCSYAFDQDWISLYQIVCGKAGRHPRALPWSRNYIYS, encoded by the coding sequence TTGTTCGTACAAAACCGACTCAGCGCCTGGATGGCAGGCGTCACCAACCAGATGAAACTGCCCCTGCGGGTGGAATTGTGGAACGGCCAGAAACTGGACTTTTCCAACGAGGCGCCGCGCGTCACGATCCGCCTGCCGCAGGCTTCGGCCGCGCGCTACCTGCTCACGCCTTCCCTGTCCAACCTGGGCACGGCCTATGTGGAAGGCGCGATCGAGGTGCGCGGCGCGGCCAAGGACATGATCAACGTCGTCAACGCCCTGGCCCGCTCCTCCCTGAAGGCGGACGGCAAGCTCTCCCGTATCGTGCGCAGCTTCCGCCATGACCGCAAGCGCGACGCCGAGGCCATCCGCTACCACTACGACGTGTCCAACGAGTTCTACCAGCAGTTCCTGGACCCGAACATGGTGTACTCCTGCGCCTACTTCGAGAACGGCGACGAGGACCTGGCCACGGCCCAGCTCAAGAAGATCGACCACATCCTCACCAAGATCCGCCTTCAGCCGGGCCAGACCCTGCTCGACATCGGCTGCGGCTGGGGCGCCCTGGTGATCCGCGCCGCGCAGAAGTTCGGGGCGAAATGCGTAGGCATCACCCTCTCCGAGAATCAGTACGCCCTGGCGCGGGAAAGGGTGAAGGCGGCAGGCCTGGAAGACCGCGTCGAGATCCGCCTGCAGGACTACCGCGACGTGCGCGGCAGCTTCGACCGCATCACCAGCGTGGGCATGTTCGAGCACGTGGGCGTGCGCCACCTGCCGGACTACTTCGGCATCATCAACCGCCTGCTGGCCGAGGACGGGGTGTGCATGAACCACGGCATCACCTCCACCGACCCGAACAACGGCGAGACCCCTTACGGGGGCGGCGAGTTCATCGAGAAATATGTGTTCCCGCACGGCGAGCTGGCCCACGTGGGCGAGGTGCTGAAGGCGATGCAGCAGGGGAACCTGGAGGCCTACGACATCGAGAACCTGCGCCGCCACTACGCGCGCACCTGCGCCATCTGGACCGACAATTTCGAGGAGAAGGCGGACAAGGTGAAAGCCCTGGCGGGCGAGAAGCGCTTCCGGATCTGGCACGTCTACCTGGCGGGCTGCAGCTACGCCTTCGACCAGGACTGGATCAGCCTGTACCAGATCGTGTGCGGCAAGGCCGGCCGCCACCCGCGCGCCCTGCCCTGGTCGCGCAACTACATATACAGCTGA